A portion of the Suricata suricatta isolate VVHF042 chromosome 11, meerkat_22Aug2017_6uvM2_HiC, whole genome shotgun sequence genome contains these proteins:
- the KCNJ11 gene encoding ATP-sensitive inward rectifier potassium channel 11, producing the protein MLSRKGIIPEEYVLTRLAEDPAEPRYRARERRARFVSKNGNCNVAHKNIREQGRFLQDVFTTLVDLKWPHTLLIFTMSFLCSWLLFAMVWWLIAFAHGDLASGEGTPVPCVTSIHSFSSAFLFSIEVQVTIGFGGRMVTEECPLAILILIVQNIVGLMINAIMLGCIFMKTAQAHRRAETLIFSKHAVIAVRHGRLCFMLRVGDLRKSMIISATIHMQVVRKTTSPEGEVVPLHQVDIPMENGVGGNSIFLVAPLIIYHVIDANSPLYDLAPSDLHHHQDLEIIVILEGVVETTGITTQARTSYLADEILWGQRFVPIVAEEDGRYSVDYSKFGNTIKVPTPLCTARQLDEDRTLLEALTLASARGPLRKRSVAVAKAKPKFSISPDSLS; encoded by the coding sequence ATGCTGTCCCGGAAAGGCATCATCCCTGAGGAGTATGTGCTGACACGGCTAGCAGAGGACCCTGCGGAGCCCCGGTACCGCGCCCGGGAGCGGAGGGCCCGCTTCGTGTCCAAGAACGGCAATTGCAACGTAGCCCACAAGAACATCAGGGAGCAGGGCCGATTCCTGCAGGACGTGTTCACCACACTGGTGGACCTCAAGTGGCCACACACGCTGCTCATCTTCACCATGTCCTTCCTGTGCAGCTGGCTGCTCTTTGCCATGGTCTGGTGGCTCATCGCCTTCGCTCACGGTGACCTCGCCTCTGGCGAGGGCACTCCTGTGCCCTGTGTCACCAGCATCCACTCTTTTTCAtctgccttccttttctccattgaggTCCAGGTGACCATTGGTTTTGGTGGGCGCATGGTGACTGAGGAGTGCCCGCTGGCCATCTTGATCCTCATTGTGCAGAACATCGTGGGGCTCATGATCAATGCCATCATGCTGGGCTGCATCTTCATGAAGACCGCCCAGGCACACAGGCGGGCGGAGACCCTCATCTTCAGCAAGCATGCTGTCATCGCAGTGCGCCATGGCCGTCTCTGCTTCATGCTGCGCGTGGGCGACCTCCGCAAGAGCATGATCATCAGCGCCACCATCCACATGCAGGTGGTGCGCAAGACCACAAGCCCCGAGGGTGAAGTGGTGCCCCTCCACCAGGTGGACATCCCCATGGAGAATGGTGTGGGTGGCAACAGCATCTTCCTGGTGGCTCCTCTCATCATATACCATGTCATTGATGCCAACAGTCCCCTCTACGACCTGGCGCCCAGTGACCTGCATCACCACCAAGACCTCGAGATTATTGTCATTCTAGAAGGCGTGGTGGAAACCACAGGCATCACCACCCAGGCCCGTACCTCCTACCTGGCTGACGAGATCCTCTGGGGCCAGCGCTTTGTACCCATTGTGGCGGAGGAGGACGGCCGCTACTCCGTGGACTACTCCAAATTCGGCAACACCATCAAAGTGCCGACACCACTCTGCACGGCTCGCCAGCTTGATGAGGACCGCACCCTGCTGGAGGCCCTGACCCTCGCCTCAGCCCGCGGCCCCCTGCGCAAGCGCAGTGTGGCTGTGGCCAAGGCCAAACCCAAATTTAGCATCTCTCCGGATTCTCTGTCCTGA
- the NCR3LG1 gene encoding natural cytotoxicity triggering receptor 3 ligand 1 has product MAHGSAGRGSRGCERPLQLLLLLLVLRHSRPSAGFLHVKMAGTTQTVLLNNNATIFCQIYGHPSLNITIMGITWFWKGLGSPTEVKLYEFFGGHQMTARYGAVVPPESLERGNASLLLPRVQLREAGEYRCEVVITPYKAVGRIKLEVVASPVSSLFPEQAMVKENQKTLILCMSSGFHLKNITIRWRKLSQKDPQEVSEGIVTNYTIENGMLNVTSFLMLKPSLEDSMTIYQCMVYHKFLPTPQKLNFTLTVIESEKTDFNLKGIPPYIEAISALLILFFIIILLIIIFFKKVLPMLVREEYTQVSLPGAETPGAEPAAGCATLEVRAGCHSGGQSTSDGGRAAARQALSQTNPLSCILKASSQNTQTSTEEIEVLSL; this is encoded by the exons ATGGCTCACGGGTCAGCAGGCCGTGGGTCGCGAGGCTGCGAGCGGCCGCTCCagctccttcttctccttctggtccTGCGGCACTCGCGGCCCAGCGCAG GTTTCCTACATGTGAAGATGGCAGGGACAACTCAGACTGTTCTCCTGAATAACAACGCCACTATTTTCTGCCAAATCTATGGTCACCCCTCCCTGAACATAACAATTATGGGTATCACCTGGTTTTGGAAGGGTCTGGGGTCTCCAACAGAAGTTAAGCTATATGAGTTTTTTGGAGGCCACCAAATGACAGCTCGATATGGAGCCGTGGTACCTCCAGAGAGTCTGGAGCGTGGGAATGCCTCGCTGCTGCTGCCACGGGTCCAGCTGAGGGAAGCAGGAGAGTACCGATGTGAGGTGGTGATCACCCCTTACAAAGCAGTGGGACGAATCAAGCTGGAGGTTGTGG CTTCCCCAGTGAGCAGCTTGTTTCCGGAGCAAGCCATggtgaaagaaaaccaaaaaacacttaTCTTGTGTATGTCAAGTGGGTTTCACCTTAAGAACATTACCATAAGGTGGAGAAAACTATCCCAGAAGGATCCTCAGGAGGTTTCTGAGGGCATCGTCACTAATTACACCATTGAGAATGGTATGCTTAATGTCACTAGCTTCCTGATGCTGAAGCCctctctggaagacagtatgacCATCTACCAGTGTATGGTATATCACAAATTCTTGCCTACCCCCCAGAAGCTCAATTTCACCTTGACTGTGATAG AATCTGAGAAGACAGATTTTAATTTGAAAGGCATTCCTCCCTACATTGAAGCAATATCAGCTCtactgattttattctttattattattttattaattattattttttttaaaaag GTGCTTCCGATGTTAGTAAGAGAAGAATACACCCAAGTGAGCCTGCCGGGGGCTGAGACACCGggagcagagcctgctgcgggCTGCGCGACGCTGGAAGTCAGAGCTGGTTGCCATAGCGGAGGCCAGTCTACATCGGATGGCGGCCGTGCAGCTGCCAGACAG GCACTATCCCAAACAAACCCCTTATCCTGCATCTTGAAAGCTTCTTCTCAAAACACCCAAACTTCTACAGAAGAGATCGAGGTGCTTTCATTATGA